In the genome of Quercus robur chromosome 3, dhQueRobu3.1, whole genome shotgun sequence, one region contains:
- the LOC126718364 gene encoding uncharacterized protein LOC126718364 gives MMTMKLRVDIFMSLSLLFLHLLLLHLNPTRVSAKTLSNEEPEHASFPPRGWNSYDSFSWIVSEEEFLQNVQIISERLHAYGYEYVVVDFLWFRRNVKGAYTDSKGFDVIDKWGRMVPDPDRWPSSAGGKGFAEVANKVHSMGLKFGIHVMRGISTQAVNANTPILDTTTGGAYEESGRKWSAKDIGVKERACAWMSHGFMSVDTKLGAGRAFLRSLYEQYAEWGVDFVKHDCVFGADLDINEISVVSEVLKQLDRPILYSLSPGTSVTPAMAKDVSGLANMYRITADDWDSWGDVASHFNVTRDFSTANMIGAKGLLGKSWPDLDMLPLGWLTDPGSNDGPHRTSNLNADEQRTQMTLWSMAKSPLMFGGDLRKLDETTYNLLTNPILLEINSFSSNNMEFPYITSTNGFKSKNDVLDEQSGRCLTDVRTSDTHFLSLTSCTTSKAIGWSVEALDQDLEQICWKEHLGSKHQELFCLYKKEPLLSSDEKMSYKHQFQGNLQLFATDRMDFCLGASPTLKLTSKEFERGAFLPCRRDTNQMWVLNSNGTLANSYSGLCATVNSVEAEVSSGGTRSWVATGRRGEIYVAFFNLNPVKTVISAMISDLAHVVPGKNFNGTSCNCEEVWSGKDFGVIKQSISMTVEVHGCALFVLNCY, from the exons GGTATCGGCGAAAACTCTATCTAATGAGGAACCAGAACATGCCAGCTTCCCACCTAGAGGTTGGAATTCCTATGATTCCTTTAGCTGGATCGTTTCCGAAGAAGAGTTCTTGCAAAATGTTCAAATCATATCTGAGCGTCTACACGCTTATGGATATGAG TATGTTGTGGTGGACTTTCTTTGGTTTCGGAGGAATGTCAAAGGTGCTTACACTGACTCTAAGGGATTTGATGTAATTGACAAATGGGGGAGGATGGTCCCTGACCCAGATAGGTGGCCTTCCTCTGCTGGTGGAAAAGGGTTCGCTGAAGTAGCCAATAAAGTGCATAGCATGGGTTTGAAGTTTGGGATTCATGTTATGAGAGGAATAAGTACACAAGCAGTGAATGCAAACACCCCTATCTTGGACACAACCACG gGAGGTGCTTATGAAGAATCTGGCAGAAAATGGAGTGCAAAAGATATAGGGGTTAAGGAAAGGGCGTGTGCATGGATGTCACATGGTTTCATGAGTGTAGATACCAAATTGGGAGCAGGAAGAGCCTTCTTGAGGTCACTCTATGAACAGTATGCTGAGTGGGGTGTTGATTTTG TGAAACATGACTGTGTCTTTGGTGCCGACTTGGATATAAATGAAATAAGCGTTGTGTCAGAG GTTCTGAAGCAACTTGACCGTCCCATATTGTATTCACTGTCTCCTGGAACTAGTGTGACCCCAGCAATGGCCAAGGATGTGAGTGGACTAGCAAACATGTACCGGATAACTGCGGATGATTGGGATTCATGGGGAGATGTTGCAAGCCATTTCAATGTTACAAG GGACTTTTCTACCGCTAATATGATAGGAGCTAAGGGCTTGCTGGGGAAGTCATGGCCTGACTTGGATATGCTACCACTAGGATGGCTTACTGATCCAG gttcAAATGACGGTCCACACAGAACATCTAACCTTAATGCAGACGAGCAAAGAACTCAG ATGACTTTGTGGTCTATGGCTAAGTCTCCTCTCATGTTTGGAGGAGATCTGAGAAAGCTTGATGAGACCACATACAACCTTTTAACAAATCCTATCCTGTTGGAGATAAATTCTTTTAGCTCAAACAACATGGAG TTTCCTTATATTACTAGTACGAACGGTTTTAAGAGTAAAAACGATGTTCTTGACGAGCAATCAGGAAGATGTCTGACAGATGTAAGAACATCTGATACACATTTTTTGAGCCTCACAAGCTGCACCACTTCAAAAGCAATTGGGTGGTCTGTTGAAGCTCTGGACCAAGACCTTGAACAAATCTGCTGGAAAGAACACTTAGGAAGCAAACATCAAGAACTGTTTTGCCTATACAAGAAAGAGCCTCTTTTGTCATC aGATGAAAAGATGTCCTACAAACATCAATTTCAAGGAAATCTCCAATTATTTGCAACTGACAGAATGGACTTTTGCTTGGGTGCTTCTCCAACTCTAAAGCTTACTTCAAAAGAGTTCGAGAGAGGTGCATTTTTACCTTGCAGACGGGACACAAACCAG ATGTGGGTGCTGAACTCTAATGGAACCTTGGCAAATAGTTATTCTGGTCTATGTGCAACAGTAAATTCTGTTGAAG CTGAAGTCAGTTCTGGTGGAACACGTTCTTGGGTTGCAACTGGAAGAAGAG gGGAAATATATGTTGCATTTTTCAATCTGAACCCTGTGAAGACTGTAATATCTGCAATGATATCAGACCTGGCTCATGTAGTTCCTGGTAAAAACTTTAATGGAACTTCCTGTAACTGCGAAGAAGTGTGGAGTGGAAAAGACTTCGGAGTAATAAAGCAGTCTATATCAATGACTGTAGAAGTCCATGGATGTGCATTATTTGTCCTGAACTGTTATTAG
- the LOC126718365 gene encoding uncharacterized protein LOC126718365 — MGTMNMMKINNVVFTSICFLFLVLLLLLLQNPTRVSAKEPKQASSPPRGWNSYDSFSWTISQEEFLQNAEIISERLLPHKYEYVVVDYLWYRRKVKGAYSDSLGFDVIDEWGRMAPDPKRWPSSEGGKGFAKVAKKVHRMGLKFGIHVMRGISTQAVNANTPILDINTGRAYEEFGRKWNAKDIGIKERACAWMPHGFMSVDTKLGAGRAFLRSLYEQYAEWGVDFVKHDCVFGDDLDINEITYVSEVLKQLDRPILYSLSPGTGVTPSMAKDVSGLVNMYRITGDDWDTWADVAAHFNITRDLSTANMIGAKGLMGKSWPDLDMLPLGWLTDPGSNEGPHRTSMLLPDEQRTQMTLWSMAKSPLMFGGDVRKLDGATYNLLTNPTLLEINSFSLNNMEFPYITSTKNSKSLDSQSGRYLTDVSTSDTHVLSLTSCTNSKAVGWSIKALDQDLEQICWKEHLGSKHQKPFCLYKKEPQFSSDEWLSHKQQYQGKLQLFATDRMDFCLGGSPNQKLTSKELKSGAFVPCRWHTNQMWELSVNGTLANSYSGLCATVNSIKAEVRPVGTRSWIATGRKGEIYVAFFNLNPERTVISAKISDMAKVLPGKNFNGNSCQCKEVWSGKDIRVRKQTISRGVKARGCALFVLKCK; from the exons ATGGGTACCATGAATATGATGAAGATCAACAATGTTGTCTTCACCTCTATCTGTTTTCTCTtccttgttcttcttcttcttcttcttcaaaacccAACAAG GGTATCTGCTAAAGAACCAAAACAAGCGAGCTCCCCACCTAGAGGTTGGAACTCGTATGATTCCTTTAGCTGGACCATATCCCAAGAAGAGTTCTTGCAAAATGCTGAAATCATATCTGAGCGGCTACTTCCCCATAAATATGAG TATGTTGTGGTGGATTATCTTTGGTATCGGAGAAAGGTCAAAGGTGCTTACTCTGACTCTCTAGGATTTGATGTAATTGATGAATGGGGGAGGATGGCCCCAGACCCAAAGAGGTGGCCTTCCTCTGAAGGCGGGAAAGGGTTCGCTAAAGTAGCCAAGAAAGTGCATAGGATGGGTTTGAAGTTTGGGATTCATGTTATGAGAGGAATAAGTACACAGGCAGTGAATGCAAACACCCCTATCTTGGACATAAACACG gGACGTGCTTATGAAGAGTTTGGCCGAAAGTGGAATGCAAAAGATATAGGGATTAAGGAAAGGGCATGTGCATGGATGCCGCATGGTTTCATGAGTGTAGATACCAAGTTGGGAGCAGGAAGAGCCTTCTTGAGGTCACTCTATGAACAGTATGCTGAGTGGGGTGTTGATTTTG TAAAACACGACTGTGTGTTTGGAGATGACTTAGATATAAATGAAATAACCTATGTGTCAGAG GTTCTTAAGCAACTTGACCGCCCCATATTGTATTCACTGTCTCCTGGAACCGGTGTGACCCCATCAATGGCCAAGGATGTGAGTGGACTAGTGAACATGTACCGCATTACTGGGGATGATTGGGATACGTGGGCTGATGTTGCGGCTCATTTCAATATTACAAG gGACCTTTCTACCGCTAATATGATAGGAGCTAAGGGCTTGATGGGGAAGTCATGGCCTGACTTGGATATGCTACCACTAGGATGGCTTACTGATCCAG GTTCAAATGAAGGTCCACACAGAACATCTATGCTTCTTCCAGATGAGCAAAGAACTCAG ATGACCTTGTGGTCTATGGCTAAGTCTCCTCTCATGTTTGGAGGAGATGTGAGAAAGCTAGATGGGGCCACATACAACCTTTTAACAAATCCTACTCTGTTAGAGATAAATTCTTTCAGCTTAAATAATATGGAG TTTCCTTATATTACTAGTACAAAGAATTCTAAGAGTCTTGACAGCCAATCAGGAAGGTATCTGACAGATGTAAGTACATCAGATACACATGTTTTGAGCCTCACAAGCTGCACAAATTCAAAAGCAGTTGGGTGGTCTATTAAAGCTCTGGACCAAGACCTTGAACAAATCTGCTGGAAAGAACACTTAGGAAGCAAGCATCAAAAGCCATTTTGCCTATACAAGAAAGAGCCTCAATTTTCATC AGATGAATGGCTATCCcacaaacaacaatatcaaGGGAAACTCCAATTATTTGCAACTGATAGAATGGACTTTTGCTTGGGGGGTTCTCCAAATCAAAAGCTTACTTCAAAAGAGTTAAAGAGTGGTGCATTTGTACCTTGCAGATGGCACACAAAtcag ATGTGGGAGCTGAGCGTTAATGGAACTTTGGCAAATAGCTATTCTGGTCTATGTGCAACAGTAAACTCTATCAAAG CTGAAGTCCGTCCTGTTGGAACTCGTTCTTGGATCGCAACTGGAAGAAAAG GAGAAATATATGTTGCTTTTTTCAATCTGAACCCTGAGAGGACAGTGATATCTGCAAAGATATCGGACATGGCTAAGGTACTTCCTGGTAAAAACTTCAATGGAAATTCCTGTCAGTGCAAAGAAGTATGGAGTGGAAAAGACATTAGAGTTAGAAAGCAGACTATATCAAGGGGAGTAAAAGCCCGTGGCTGTGCTCTATTTGTCCTGAAATGTAAGTAG